The genomic segment CACTGGGGCGACTGGCTGGCCAGCAGCTGCCCGGCCCTAGTCATCCACGGCAGCGAGAGCAGGCTGACCAGCGCGGAGCATATGGAGGAGATGGCCAGGCGGCGGCCCAACACGCGCTACTGCCAGCTGCCGGGCGGGCACGTGCTGCATATCGACACGCCCGACCTGTTCGCCCGCACCGTGCGCGATTTCCTGCAGACGCTTTAGCGCCACCGACATGCGCAGGGCGCGCTCTTCGCTGCGCCCTGCGACCTCAAGCTAACTGGTTGCTCATAGGACTATTGCCTCGTGGCTGTCCGCTGCCATAGTGGCGCTGGCTGCGGCGAGGCTGCGGGCGCGTAGCTGAGGAAAATAGGCATCCTAACACATAGGTTACAAGTACAGATTCTCCATTTTTTTATTTGTTCCAACCTGAACGATATATTCACTTTATTTAAATCATATTACCCAAATATATTTTTACTGTGAATATTTAATTAATCCATTCCCAAAAGATCATATTTATTTTATATATGAAATATATTGACATCCCAACAATCCATGATATAATCAAGCTGTCCTAACGAACATCCCACTATAAGGAGCACTATGAGACGGCTAACTACGATGGCCGCAGCCACGCTCTGCGCTGCGTTTCTGCTTGGCAGCTCTGTCGGCCCTGCCACAACCACCGAGGCCGCAACCAGCGTCGCCTGCACACGCCTTGGGTATTTCCAGGACGATAGCCCGTCGATCGTCAACCCGGATGTGAATTTCACTTATACCACTGATACACCTGCTACGGGCAACAGCTGGGTGCATGCAACCATTCCTGGTACCATCTATAACACCATCAGCTATAGCAACAGCCCATACGCTCCGATTGGCGTAGGTGATGTCGTCAAGTTTACCCTTAACTGCGTCAGTGGCTTCGAGTATTACTATTCCAAGGCATATAATCACGGATATGCATATGTATATGCTAATGGAGTCCAGGTTGCGGTTATCGACCAGTATAGCGCAACCATCCAGTACCAGCAGCACCAGTATATTCCGCTTCCGCCAGGCATCGTAGAGGTGACCATTGAGGGGGGAAACAAAAATCCCGCCGCCACCGACTTCTACTTCGACATCGACGGCATCATCCCCAAGTAATAACGCATCCTAGCCGATAAATATGCCACTGGCGTTATACGGATTGCTCCATCATATACGTCAGTGGCATATTCACACCCTCACATATACTCGCTTCCTCAAATACAACAGCCACACGCTACCTCATCCAGCACAGCGCAAAAACACCGAAGGGGGACGGCGGCGCTGCCACCATCCCCCTAAAAACACGCCAGAGGCCCAAGCCGCTAGGCGACCGGGGCCGCATCCTCCACCGGCTGCCCGCTGCGGGCGGCCAAGAAGCGCTGGTACCACAGCGCGCTGTCCTTCTTGAAGCGCCGCTGGGTCGGGTAGTCCACGTACACCAGGCCGAAGCGCTGGCTGTAGCCCTGGCCCCACTCGAAGTTGTCCAGCAGCGACCACACGAAGTAGCCCTTCAGCGGCACGCCGCTCTGCACCGCCTGCGCGGCGGCGGCGAAGTGGCCCTGGAGGTAGGCTAGGCGGCGCGCGTCGTGGACCGCGCCGTCCTCCTCCAGCCTGTCGACAAACGACGCGCCGTTCTCGGTCACGTAGTAGGCCGGGAAGGTGTAGTCGCGGTGCAGGCGCTCCAGCATCTGGCGCAGGCCCTCGGGGTAGACCTCCCAGTGGAAGTTGGTGTACTCGCCCTCGGGCAGGATACGCTCGGACTTGGTGAGCGGGTTACTCTCGGAGTAGCTCACCAGGGTGCGCTGGTAGTAGTTGATGCCCAGGAAGTCGATCGGCGCGGAGATCAGCTCCATGTCGCCATCCTGCACCGGCAGCTCCACGCCCTCGGGGAAGTTGGCCACCAGCTCGGCGGGGTAGGTGCCGTGCTGCAGCGGGTCGAGGAACAGGCGGTTGCCGAACGCGTCGTTCAGCATGGCCGCCATCACATCCTCGGGCTTGTCGGTCAGCGGCTGGGCGGGCGAGACGCTGAGGGCGATGCCGATCTGGGCGTTGGGGCAGTGCTTGCGCATGCGGGGCAGGGCCAGGCCGTGGCCCAGCATCAGGTTGTGCGCCACCTTCATGGTGATGCCCAGATCGCGGTAGCCAGGGGCGTGCTCGCCAAACAGGTTGCCGCAGGCGGCCACCACCCACGGCTCGTTAAGCGTCATCCAGGCCGACACGCGGTCGCCCAGCGCCTTGGCCACCACCTCGGCAAACTCGGCGAAGGCGTAGGCCGTGTTGCGGTTGGCCCAGCCGCCCTCATCCTGCAGCGCCTGGGGCAGATCCCAGTGGTAGAGCGTCACAAACGGCTTGATGCCCGCCTCAAGCAGGCCGTCGATCAGCTTCTCGTAAAAATCCAGGCCCGCCTCGTTGATCTGGCCGCGCCCCTGGGGGATGATCCGGGGCCACGCGATCGAGAGGCGGTAGGCATCCAGCCCCAGCTCGCGCATGAGGGCGATGTCCTCGCGCCAGCGGTGGTAGTGATCGCAGGCCACATCGCCGGTGTCGCCGTTTTTTACCTTGCCGGGGGTGTGGCTGAACGTGTCCCAGATGCTCACACCGCGCCCGTCCTCGGTCGCGCCGCCCTCGATCTGGTAGGATGCGGTGGCCGCGCCCCAGAGAAAGTCGGATGGAAAGCCCAGGTCTTTGGGCGAATGAATACGGTCTGCCATAGCTCGCTCCTCGCTGAGAGAATAGGATGTTATTTTTCGACGCCGCTGGACACCACGCCCTGCATAAACTGCCGCTGGGCGAGGAAGAACAGCACCGCAGGCAGCAGCACCGTCATCACCGCCGTGGCCATGGCCAGCGAGGGGTAGCGGCTGAAGCCGCCCACGAACTTGGCGATGCCCACCGAGATCGGGTAGCGGTCCTCCTTGCCCACCAGGTAGACCAGGGGTAGGAAGTAGTCGTTCCACGTGTAGAAGAAGTGGAACAGCGTGACCGCCGTGATCGCGGGCCATGCCTGCGGGATGATCACCGACACCAGCGTGCGTAGCGGGTTCGCGCCGTCGATCGCGGCGGCCTCGTCCATCTCGCGCGGGATGCCCATGAAGTACTGCCGCAGCAGGAACACGTCGTAGGCATTCGCGAAGAACGCGGGCACCAGCAGCGGCAGCCATGTGCCGGTCCAGCCCAGCTTCGAGAACAGGATGAACAGCGGGATCACCGTCGCCTGCGGCGGCAGCACGATCGTGGAGACCAAGATCAGGAACAGGATGTTCTTGCCTGGGATCTTAAACCGCGCGAAGCCGTAGGCCACCATGATACACGAGATCAGCGTGCCGATGGTGCTGATGATCGCCAGCGCCAGCGTGTTGCGAAACAGCATGGGGAAGTCGACCTGATCCCAGGCCTTGCTGAAGCCATCGAGGGCCAGCGTGGGCTGGTAGACCGGCGTGAGCGTGCGGTAGCGGCCCTTCCAGTTGAACACGCCCTTCTCGGGGCTAGCCGGGTCAACAAAGTCGGCATCCTCGCGGAAGCCCTTCACCAAGGCCCACTGCTTGGTGCCCTGATCGGTGGGCACGTTGTAGAGCGGCAGCTCCTTGCCATCGTACACGAACGTCTGGGGCTTGCCAGGCCAGATCGGCGCGCCGATGGCCGAAAACTGGTCCTCGGGCTTGAAAGCGGTGGCGAACATGTAGCCCAGCGGCATCAGAAACAGCGCCATCACCGCGAGGCCCAGCAGGGTGATCAGGGCGCTCTGGGTCGCACCGTGCTGCAGCAGGCGCTTGAGCGTCAGCGGGGCGCGAGCGGGGCGGGGCACGCCCGCGTGGTCGGCAATCGACATCGATATCTTCCTTTCGCGCCGCCGCTAGCTCTCGCCGCCGGCATAGTACACGCCGCGCTGGCCGAAGCCGAACAGCAGCGCGGTGCAGATCATCACCACCACAAACAGCACCAGCGCCAGCACCGAAGCGTAGCCCATATCGTTGAACACAAATGCCTGGCGGTAGAAGTGCAGGTTGTAGAACAGCGTCGAACCCTGCGGGTCGCCGTTGCGCCCGCCGATCAGCATGGCCGGGACAAAGTACTGGAAGGCGCTGATCACACCCAGCGTCAGGTTGTAGAAGATGATCGGCGAGATCATGGGCAGCGTCATCTGGAAGAAGCGCTGGGCGCTGTTCGCGCCGTCGATGGTGGCGGCCTCGTAGATCTCGGTGGGCACGCCCTGCAGCGCCCCAAGGTAGATCAGCATAGCGTTGCCCACGCCCCACAGGCTCAGCAGGCTGAGCGCGGGCACGGCCCAGGTGGGGTCGCTCAGCCAGCGCGGGCCGGAGATGCCCACCAGGCCCAGCAGCTGGTTGAGCCAGCCCGACTCGGCGTTCAGCACGCCCTGGAACACCATCGCGCCCGCCACCACCGGGATGATCGTGGGCAGGAACAGCAGCGTGCGGAAGATGTTGGGGGCAATCAGGTGCTTCGAGTTCACGAGCACGGCGAACAGCAGGGGGACGATCAATGTCAGCGGCACCGAGATCAGGGCAAACCGGAGCGTCACGCCCATGGCCCGCGCCAGATCGGGGTCGCGAAAAAGGTGCGCGTAATTTGCAAAGCCCACAAAGTGAAAGTTGCCGGGGGCAAACTCTTTTGTCGCGTTGTAGTCGGTAAACGAGAGGAAGATCGTCGATGCGATCGGCAGCAGCTGGAAGGCCAGAAAGCCGATAATCCAGGGCATAAGGAAAAAATAGCCCCAGCGAACCCGCTTCCGCGCCAGCGGGCCGATCTCATCGGCGGGGCGGGCGCGCACGGCGCGCGCTGCGGTGCGATCTGTGGCCGTCATGGCAGCATTCTCCTGGTCTGTAGACCGCGCGCGCCAGAGGTGGGGCATTCCAGCGCGCGCGGGGAACCGTTGGGCAGCGCGAACAGAGCCTACTTGGTAGCTGGGATAGCGCCCGGCTCCTTGAACAGGGTGTCAAGCTCGGCCTGCAGCTTGTCGATCTCGGCGTTGATGTCGAGGTCGGGGGTCTGGTCCATCAGGGCGCGGAAGCGGCTGAACGCATCGTTGGCCTTCAGCACGTTGGGCATCCAGGCCTCGTGGTTCGGCACATCGGCGTACTTGGCCATCTCCTCGGCCACGCTCCAGTCCACCTTGTTGGGGGCCACGCGCTTGTCCATATCCGCGAAGAAGCTGGCGCGGTCCTCGACCTTGGCAGGCAGCACGTTGTAGATCTTGTAGACCTCGGGGTCGACCACCATCTTGGAGATGACCTTGAACGCGGCGTCCTTGTTCTTGCTCTGCTCCATGATCGCGAAGGTGTCGCCGTGCATGTTCGAGGTGATCTTGCCATCGACCGAGGGCAGCACCGCGATGTCCCAGTTCAGCTTCGAGACCTCGAAGCAGCAGGTGTACCACAGGTGGGTCTGTGCCATGGCGATGTGATCGGATGCGAAGCCGTTGCCGCTGCCCAGCACCTCGCTGTTCTGAGCGTCGGTGGTGGGCATGAAGTGGTCCTTCCAAATGCCGTTGTAGTACCATGTCCATGCTTTGCGCCACGAGTCGGGGATCTTGGCCGTGGTCGGGCTGGCCGGGTCGTAGGCCAGGCCCGCACCAAAGCGGTTGCCGATGCCCTGCGCGCTGGTGAACTGCTGGAAGAATCCGTACTGGGTGATGTTCTGCGCGTCGAAATCGGCGCTGGTCGCGTCGTTGCCGTTCTTATCGACCGTCAGCTTCTTGGCCAGCTCGGTGAAGGTGTCGTTGTTCCACTCTTTGCCGTCGTACTGCTCGCCGACCTTGTGCGGCGGGTAGGGCAGGCGGGCCTCGTCGAACAGATCCTTGTTGTAGTAGAGGAACGAGGGGTACACGCCGAAGGGGATGCCGACCAGCATGTTGTCATCTTTGAGGAAGTCGACCAGCGCCTTGTCGTAGGTGCTCAGATCGAACCCGGCCTTCTCGGCCAGCGGCGTGAGGTCGGCCCACGCGCCCTTGAACTGGGCGCGGCCCACTGTGCCCACCGGCCCCACGATGTCAGGCACGGTGCCTGCGGCGATCTGGGCGCGCAGCACGTCGGCAGCGCCGGTGGTCTGGACAATCTGGATGGTCAGGCAGACATCGGTCTGCGTCTTGTTGAACTTCTCGACCCAGGCCTCCTCCAGGGGGATGACCGGGGCATCCGCGCCGCTGCCCAGGCCGATGAACCAGTTGACCGGCGTGGCGCTGGGGGCGCAGCCCTCGCCGCCGGAGACGACCGGCGCGGGGGTGGGGGTGGGGGCCGATGCGTCGGCGGTGGCGGCGGCCTCGCCAGCCGGGGCCTCGGCGGCGGTGGCGGCGGTAGGCTCGGCGGCGGCGGGGGTCTCGGCGGCGGGAGCCGTGGGCGCGGCGGCGGGAGTAGTGCCGCATGCGCTGATGGCGGCCACGCTCAGCGAGAGGAACAGAGTGGGGAACAACGAGCGACGGCGCTTGAGCGCTAACGGGCGCGTTAGCATAGGAAACTCCTTTGTTCGCTATCAGGTCTACAGCTCAGGCTCGGGCAACCGACGGGCACGGCCATGCCGGATGGACGGCGGCGCGGGGAGCGCTCCCACACGCGGAGTGAGGCTATCACCTCATCTCGGTATCATTACCGGAACCGATACCGAAACACGCTAAAAAAAAGCAGCCTAGACTATCTTTATTCTCGGAACCGATACCGGCAACGGTTCCATTCTAGCACGCACCCCCCATTTGTCAAGCGGGCAAACCGCGCATTCTTCGCGTCGCTTAGGAATCGCGCGGCGGCTGGCACGAGTCGCGCCGGATCAGCTGCGTCGGCACCAGCACGCGGCTCTCGGCCAGATCCTCGCCCTTCAGCAGGCTGAACAGCAGCTGGATGGCCAGCGTGCCCATCTCCTGAATCGCCTGATCGACCGTGGTGAGCTTGGGGGCAACCTGCGCGGCCTCGGGGATGTTGTCGAAACCCAGGATGGAAAGGTCGCGCGGCACCACCAGCCCCAGGTCGCGGGCCGCATCCAGCGCGCCAATGGCCGACTTGTCGTTGGCCGCGAAGATCGCGGTGGGCGGCTCGGGCAGGCGCAGCAGCTCCAGCGCCGCCGCGTAGCCGCGCTCGCGCGTGAAGTCGCCGCTGCGCACTAGGTCGGGCAGGTAGGGCAGGCCCGCCTCGGCCAGGGCATCGCGGTAGGCCTCGGAGCGGCGCACCGAGCTGAGCGCGGCGTAGTGCCCCGAGATAAAGCCCACCCGGCGGTGGCCCAGGGCGATCAGGTAGCGCATGCCCTCCAGCGCGCCCTCGCGATTGGGCGTGACGATCGAGGGCACGTTCGCCCCATCGCCCTGCGGGTCTACCACCACCACCCGCGAGCCGTCGGGGAAGGTCGGGGCCATGGGCGTGACCACAATGCAGCCGTCGGTCAGCCCATTGCTCAGCAGCGCCACGTGCTCCTGCTCCCACGACTCGCTCTTGCTCAGGCCAGGGCGCTCGGCGGTGTAGATCATCAGATCGTAGCCCGAGTCGCGGATGCCCAGCCCCACGCCGTGGATGATCTGCTGGTAGAAGATATCGGTCACCTGCGGCACCAGCAGGCCGATCACATTGGTGGCGCGGCTGCGCATGCTCTTGGCCGCGAGGCTGGCCACATAGTTCATCTCCTGCATCACCCGCCGC from the Chloroflexia bacterium SDU3-3 genome contains:
- a CDS encoding sugar ABC transporter permease, whose amino-acid sequence is MPHLWRARSTDQENAAMTATDRTAARAVRARPADEIGPLARKRVRWGYFFLMPWIIGFLAFQLLPIASTIFLSFTDYNATKEFAPGNFHFVGFANYAHLFRDPDLARAMGVTLRFALISVPLTLIVPLLFAVLVNSKHLIAPNIFRTLLFLPTIIPVVAGAMVFQGVLNAESGWLNQLLGLVGISGPRWLSDPTWAVPALSLLSLWGVGNAMLIYLGALQGVPTEIYEAATIDGANSAQRFFQMTLPMISPIIFYNLTLGVISAFQYFVPAMLIGGRNGDPQGSTLFYNLHFYRQAFVFNDMGYASVLALVLFVVVMICTALLFGFGQRGVYYAGGES
- a CDS encoding beta-glucosidase produces the protein MADRIHSPKDLGFPSDFLWGAATASYQIEGGATEDGRGVSIWDTFSHTPGKVKNGDTGDVACDHYHRWREDIALMRELGLDAYRLSIAWPRIIPQGRGQINEAGLDFYEKLIDGLLEAGIKPFVTLYHWDLPQALQDEGGWANRNTAYAFAEFAEVVAKALGDRVSAWMTLNEPWVVAACGNLFGEHAPGYRDLGITMKVAHNLMLGHGLALPRMRKHCPNAQIGIALSVSPAQPLTDKPEDVMAAMLNDAFGNRLFLDPLQHGTYPAELVANFPEGVELPVQDGDMELISAPIDFLGINYYQRTLVSYSESNPLTKSERILPEGEYTNFHWEVYPEGLRQMLERLHRDYTFPAYYVTENGASFVDRLEEDGAVHDARRLAYLQGHFAAAAQAVQSGVPLKGYFVWSLLDNFEWGQGYSQRFGLVYVDYPTQRRFKKDSALWYQRFLAARSGQPVEDAAPVA
- a CDS encoding extracellular solute-binding protein, whose amino-acid sequence is MLTRPLALKRRRSLFPTLFLSLSVAAISACGTTPAAAPTAPAAETPAAAEPTAATAAEAPAGEAAATADASAPTPTPAPVVSGGEGCAPSATPVNWFIGLGSGADAPVIPLEEAWVEKFNKTQTDVCLTIQIVQTTGAADVLRAQIAAGTVPDIVGPVGTVGRAQFKGAWADLTPLAEKAGFDLSTYDKALVDFLKDDNMLVGIPFGVYPSFLYYNKDLFDEARLPYPPHKVGEQYDGKEWNNDTFTELAKKLTVDKNGNDATSADFDAQNITQYGFFQQFTSAQGIGNRFGAGLAYDPASPTTAKIPDSWRKAWTWYYNGIWKDHFMPTTDAQNSEVLGSGNGFASDHIAMAQTHLWYTCCFEVSKLNWDIAVLPSVDGKITSNMHGDTFAIMEQSKNKDAAFKVISKMVVDPEVYKIYNVLPAKVEDRASFFADMDKRVAPNKVDWSVAEEMAKYADVPNHEAWMPNVLKANDAFSRFRALMDQTPDLDINAEIDKLQAELDTLFKEPGAIPATK
- a CDS encoding LacI family transcriptional regulator is translated as MGLKQSAVTIQDVARAAGVSVSTASRVLNNKDDVSPETFEKVRRVMQEMNYVASLAAKSMRSRATNVIGLLVPQVTDIFYQQIIHGVGLGIRDSGYDLMIYTAERPGLSKSESWEQEHVALLSNGLTDGCIVVTPMAPTFPDGSRVVVVDPQGDGANVPSIVTPNREGALEGMRYLIALGHRRVGFISGHYAALSSVRRSEAYRDALAEAGLPYLPDLVRSGDFTRERGYAAALELLRLPEPPTAIFAANDKSAIGALDAARDLGLVVPRDLSILGFDNIPEAAQVAPKLTTVDQAIQEMGTLAIQLLFSLLKGEDLAESRVLVPTQLIRRDSCQPPRDS
- a CDS encoding carbohydrate ABC transporter permease → MSIADHAGVPRPARAPLTLKRLLQHGATQSALITLLGLAVMALFLMPLGYMFATAFKPEDQFSAIGAPIWPGKPQTFVYDGKELPLYNVPTDQGTKQWALVKGFREDADFVDPASPEKGVFNWKGRYRTLTPVYQPTLALDGFSKAWDQVDFPMLFRNTLALAIISTIGTLISCIMVAYGFARFKIPGKNILFLILVSTIVLPPQATVIPLFILFSKLGWTGTWLPLLVPAFFANAYDVFLLRQYFMGIPREMDEAAAIDGANPLRTLVSVIIPQAWPAITAVTLFHFFYTWNDYFLPLVYLVGKEDRYPISVGIAKFVGGFSRYPSLAMATAVMTVLLPAVLFFLAQRQFMQGVVSSGVEK